A genome region from Panicum virgatum strain AP13 chromosome 4K, P.virgatum_v5, whole genome shotgun sequence includes the following:
- the LOC120703533 gene encoding protein FAR1-RELATED SEQUENCE 5-like, whose translation MSGSEDPQCILTEQDSSMAAAIPRVFPNTQHRLCQWHMLKKYRDELKKLFKEHEGLKIKLLTVINHPLTPIEFEAAWSALLTEYGTRENDAIKGIWESRHLWVSAYLKPLYCGRMTSTQRSESVNKAVKKRGFATRKTCMSKFARRMLDFIQHMNHVSAGETHCSQAENFRVTLQPFDKQLSQVYTRAVFKKYRETYIYSTAFRIDPEEGKANSYLVTHTNQSKAYSWFQHSFKVEADVNAGEYTCECKTWEHICKKNYT comes from the exons ATGTCAGGGAGTGAGGACCCACAATGCATACTTACTG AACAGGACAGCTCTATGGCTGCTGCAATACCAAGGGTGTTTCCAAATACGCAACACAGGCTATGCCAATGGCACATGCTTAAGAAATAcagagatgagctaaagaagctgTTCAAGGAGCATGAAGGTCTGAAGATCAAGCTCCTGACAGTGATAAATCACCCACTAACACCTATAGAGTTTGAGGCGGCATGGAGTGCGCTGCTAACAGAGTATGGGACAAGAGAGAATGATGCTATAAAGGGCATTTGGGAGTCCAGGCATCTGTGGGTTTCAGCCTATTTGAAGCCTCTGTACTGTGGGAGGATGACATCAACACAAAGGAGCGAGAGTGTGAACAAGGCAGTCAAAAAAAGGGGTTTTGCAACGAGGAAGACATGCATGAGTAAATTTGCTCGCAGGATGCTCGATTTCATTCAACACATGAATCATGTCTCAGCTGGTGAAACACATTGTTCACAG GCAGAGAACTTTAGAGTGACATTGCAACCATTCGATAAACAATTGAGCCAGGTATATACCCGTGCAGTGTTCAAGAAGTACCGGGAAACATACATATATAGTACTGCATTTCGTATTGATCCCGAGGAAGGCAAGGCAAACAGTTACCTGGTAACCCACACTAATCAATCCAAGGCATATTCGTGGTTTCAGCATTCTTTCAAAGTGGAAGCCGATGTGAACGCAGGTGAATATACGTGTGAGTGCAAGACATGGGAACAcatatgtaaaaaaaattatacttag